Proteins from a genomic interval of Chroococcidiopsis thermalis PCC 7203:
- a CDS encoding NAD-dependent epimerase/dehydratase family protein — MKALVTGANGFTGSHLVRALTQRGDTVVGLIRKSSNLSRLADCPIELVYGDISDRHALRAAMAGVDVVFHTAAYVELGIVDAAKMERVNVEGTHAVLDVAQELKVGKVVYCSTVGIYGDTQGKVIDETFNRTQTDFSSAYDVTKYKAQKLADQFAAQGLPVVSVMPSGIFGSDDPHFGPVLKQFLKGGLKLWAGGDRITGIVHVDDLVEAMLLAAEKGKTGEHFIISAGDLPTKEMFQIISQESGIPVPKEAPKSLVKLVGNVLDPIGRLLKWQPPLSRERVHYVYDRCVRVDATKARKELGWQPRSVEEVLRQIVKELTQSSV; from the coding sequence ATGAAAGCACTAGTTACTGGCGCTAACGGTTTTACAGGTTCTCATTTAGTCCGTGCTTTAACCCAACGAGGAGATACTGTTGTTGGTTTGATACGCAAGTCTAGCAATCTTTCCCGTCTGGCTGACTGCCCCATAGAGCTAGTTTACGGCGATATTAGCGATCGCCATGCTCTGCGTGCTGCTATGGCTGGTGTAGACGTGGTGTTTCACACGGCGGCTTATGTGGAATTAGGCATAGTCGATGCAGCTAAGATGGAACGGGTCAACGTAGAAGGAACCCACGCTGTCTTAGATGTTGCCCAAGAATTGAAAGTAGGAAAAGTCGTTTACTGTAGCACTGTAGGAATTTACGGCGATACTCAGGGGAAAGTTATTGATGAAACTTTTAATCGCACTCAAACTGACTTTTCCTCTGCTTATGACGTGACTAAATACAAAGCACAAAAGTTAGCCGACCAATTTGCTGCCCAAGGTTTACCTGTAGTTAGTGTCATGCCTTCGGGTATTTTTGGCTCTGACGATCCCCATTTCGGACCCGTACTGAAACAATTTCTTAAAGGCGGACTGAAATTATGGGCGGGGGGCGATCGCATTACGGGTATCGTTCACGTCGATGACTTAGTAGAAGCGATGCTTTTAGCTGCTGAAAAAGGCAAAACTGGCGAACATTTCATTATCTCTGCCGGAGATTTGCCTACGAAGGAAATGTTTCAAATTATCTCCCAAGAGTCAGGAATTCCCGTTCCCAAGGAAGCACCCAAATCTCTTGTAAAGCTTGTCGGTAATGTTCTCGATCCAATTGGCAGACTGCTAAAATGGCAACCTCCCCTCAGCCGCGAACGAGTTCATTACGTGTACGATCGCTGCGTGCGGGTTGATGCGACAAAGGCAAGAAAAGAGTTAGGCTGGCAACCGCGATCGGTGGAAGAAGTATTGCGTCAAATTGTGAAAGAATTAACGCAATCATCGGTATAA